Sequence from the Mytilus galloprovincialis chromosome 13, xbMytGall1.hap1.1, whole genome shotgun sequence genome:
tttcattaaccTTTTTTATAGCTTTCAGAAATAGAAACTAAATAGGAAATGATTGAAATGGGAAGAAGTTGACATGTAATTATATGTCACTGTCAGACCATGCAGTCAtactttgttgatttttattacttttacctGCAATCAACAGGTCATAAAACCCTCCCAGATGGGAGTAATTACTTGGTGTTTTTGGGAGGGAAATCTGTGTTTCACAGTGTGACACTGTGTTACACCAGAATCGGTGTTGGGAGTATGAGTTTACATCCTCTCTGTGTGTACTGTAGCTAATCCAAGCCTCCTTTCCCTATCCAAAACAAAATCTGgtacaaatgttaaaatttaCATAAGAACATTTATTCAACGTTTATGCGTGTCCCCAGCATTTTAAGACGGGatatattgtaattagatctatCACTTATGGGAATAACAATTTCACTTCAGGGGGGTGATGTTGTTTTTAAATGCTACCAATCaaatcattttatcaaaatttaatacttacacatgttacatgtattacatgtagGTTGTTGGGGGAAAatatggattcaaaatatttgtatttgtcatCTGCCTGACCAAAATATGTGTTTAGGAAATAAATATacccccttgaagttaaataGTTGTTGCctaaaattatttttctaggGGTGGGTAGCATGATTGATAAAAATAGCTAATAATAAtcataacaataaatatattctaTTAAAATCTGTAAATACATTTACGTGTATCACACCTAAAATTTTAGACAATTGAAAGTGCATCATCCGattctaataaaacaaaaacaaaaattactgaTAGTTGAAACTAAGTTACTTCCAATAACAAGTCTTTATAAtatgtatgtacaatgtatatatatactagtctcCTTTTGGGGGTTTGACAATGAAACGAAgcttatatttgtaatatatcaTGTAACCAgacttaaaataattttctttattctatGTTTATTCCTACAGTGCACAAAGAAAACCtgacaaaaacaaattgaatgaGGGAGgacatatgtttttataaatttacagaatTAGCCTttcaaatatgtacatgtacacagtACTTTTGTATGaaacattatatgttttttttttttttaaatttcatatgactttaatttaaGACAACAGTTGCATGTAAAATGTTGACATGCCCCAAAAGTAAACCTTCATACGTTTTAGTCTATTATAATAACTCCTGAACTTATATGGGTCTCTCTGTCATTGTAtcttttattattcatttatgttTACGATTAATGACACCAATAATGATGTGACTGTGATGGTTAATAAATGCACAATTATTCCAAAAATGACAGCAATGCATCCTAGTGGAGTATCATCACTCAGAGTATATAAacattagatatacatgtatatgaatgaatataaaatgtatacatatacattgtacctgcattcattattgttttttataattgCAGTTCCAAACATCTCAAATGCAACAAGGGAGGAAGAGGTATCTTTTGAAGGAAAACAGACTAGATCATCTGAAGACTGGAGAGAAGGGAGAAGAATTGTTGAGCTTGATGTCCTTGCTACTGGTCTAAGAGCATGTCTTAAATGTGGTTTGCCCCTACAGCTTGGACATACTATTGACATACAGACATATGGTCTTGGATGTCTACTGAAAGTAAGTAATtcagatttaaacaaaaaatctaagATGTCTGAACACTTCGAATGAATTCAGCTTGTCTTTCTATCcatcaaaaataatttgaatcTAAGATTCAAGAACAGCCCAGAATTTTAATGATTAATTGTCATCATTGGTATACATATGTGTTTTAACAAGAATCAAATCTTTAGGTCAAAGTTCAGTATTCAGAAAATCAAACCAGAGAAAGCCTATTCTAAAAGCTAAGAGTCAATACTAAATTTCAATATGTAATTGATGAGTGCTAACTCCCTGGTTGTGTTCAAAGCATTGAAGACCTCAGCAACACTCAATTAAACAATTTGCTAGAACTATATTTTTATTGGAGAgcattaaatatacaaaatacatgtacatgtactactaaAAACCGGGGGTCTGTAATCTTGAATAGTATAATGTAAATTAATTTCCAATGTGAAATGGGAAAAGACAATTTGATATGCATGTTCATACCTAAAGAagcattataataaaaaaaaaagaaggatttTAATATGACATGCTTCAAGCGTTTTAATAACAAACCGAGGATGTTACTATATGTATGACATGACTTACTCACCATTTTTTCTATGTCTGCCTTTTTGTCATTAAAAAGTAACATTGAAAAGATGGAGAGAGAGTAATGACATCTAATTTtgatgagatttttttcatacaaaTACTGACATTTGACCATTTGTCTCTTTATGAaatcaactattttttttcttcaggtaCAGTGTTTTAATACCATTTGTATGCATGTAAACAGTGTTCCTACTGGAAAGCGTCATGACAGAGTATGGGATGTCAACAGTAAACTTGCAACAGGTACATGGACATGTATGCACAATATTATCCAGTCATGTAAATATAGTCAATCAGCATCCAGGCAAATTTTTTTCACTATCACCTACATCATTGTACATTTTCAGGGTTCACTTAGTTGTTTAAAGTTAATGTCATACATTACTATATCTGAgccattatatttattattaaattataaaatggtGGGAcatcaactttttttaaagagttatgccccttgtaaataaaaaaaaacatgttcttaTGTTTTAATTAACTGGtataattttaaaactataaaatatgatttaaaaaaatcatcagcATTGCGAGATCAAAAAGTCTGCAAATATTCATCAAAATTGTACTGTGCACATCATTATTTAGATCATTGTatctttgattattttattaCAGCCCTTGTTCACTCTGGACTAGGAGAAAGACAAGCTAATAGTTTCCTATCAGAGCTGAATATTCCAGCATTTAGTTATAAACTGGTTAGTGCAAGACTGAAAGAAGTAGGGAATGTTGTTGAAGAGGTAGCCAAGGAATCAACAAATGAAGCACTGGAGAAAGAATTGGCAGCTGTAGAACAGTATGtacctaaaaataataaaaattaaaacattaaactaaACTCAAATTCAACAATGGGATacttataatttaaattataatgataaaaaagaagatgtggttgcaaatgagacaactctccacaagagaccaaattaaacacagagattaacaactacaggtcactgtgcagccttcgacaatgagcaaagcccataccgcatagtcagctaaaaaaggcccgaaatgaccatgtaaaacaatcaaACAAGGAAACTAAAAGccttattttacattaaaaaaatctacaaaaaaaaatgtaacacataaacaaatgacaaccactgaattaccggctcctgacttgggacaggcacatacatacatataatgtgtgtgtgtgggggggatCATGTTAGTTGGATCCTAATCCCCCCTAACCTTGGGcagtagtataacagtacaatataataAGCATtgattgaatttatatttttcatgcactgtaaaaaaaaaataagaaacacattatttttatttttcagtaactGAGACCTTCAGTTTTCATTATAAGAATTTGGAATGTGACTTAAAGTTATTTAGATTTCTAACATTTGACTAAATGATTTTATCCAATAATGCTTATGATTAATATGGGTTTGGACACAAAGACAATAGATTTCTGACTACGATTGATGATTCTTTTGATTTATACAATCTTTGACATCTCCAGTTACATTTTATATTATGTTCAGTTTATTTACTAGTACTTTTATAAATTACAGAAAGAAGGGTACACTTGTGGTTGCTGTAGATGCAGGATGGCAGAAAAGAGGAAGTGGTAGAGCATATGATAGCAAATCAGGTATAACTAGACACCATCAGTTATAAGAATGAAAATATACATTGACATAACATCATATTACAGATAACACcaagaaacaagaaaaacatGATGGTCTTTCATGtcaaatatttatatctttctaGTCAGGTTGAGTCAATGGACTGTTATGAGGTCAAATATCAATTAAACAAACATTAACTACATGTACAAATATGCCATTTGGAAATGATGAATAGTTGTCGTATTGGCTATTGCTGATTACTCATTTCCTTATTTTTGTCAAGCCTgagacttttgttgcagaaagctaaacatagggatagtgatctggcatTTTCGGTGGTGttaactttcttcttaaaagctttatattttaaaagattgaAGACCTGTATGTTCATACTTTGTATTAAGATGCCTTATGTTAAGAAAGTTCCTTCTGTCACATGTCTATTGTCCTTGACCAtatgttcatggttcagtgtcCAATTGAGAAAAAAGttaaggtgaacatgtccaaaTGTCAGgtgccatctgaccttgacttaaGTATGTAAAGATTATTTAtaagattaaaaatattttttaaatatcttatgTTTTGATATGTAGTAAAGAAAATATctcagatatcttataaaaaccAGATTACAtaagatatcttgaagttagaataaatagtaaaacggcttgccataataaATACATATCATAAACAGTTTGATTTAAGAACTTGTTTTTAATTACTAGGTCATTGTTCCATGATTGGTCCAGAGACGGGAAAAATTATAAACTACTCCGTAAGATCAAAAGAGTGCAGAGTTTGTAGTAGAGCAGAATCCAGAAATGAAAGTCCAAGAGAGCATGCATGCTACCGTAACTGGGAAGGTCGTTCAAAGGGGATGGAGGCTGATATGGTGATAGAAATGGTTAAAGATGTACAGAGTAAAGGCTGTACAGTAGCTGCATTAGTTGGAGATGAGGATTCAACAACAATAGGACGAGTACGGGCAAATATCAGTAATAGCATTGAAAAGATATCTGATAGAAATCACTTAAAGAAGATTCTTGGAAACAGTCTTTACTCTCTCAAGAAAAATCATCCTGTTTTAACagttaaaataatcaaatatttacaaagttGTTTTAACTATATAATAGCCCAAGGTGAAGGTAATCCAGAACAAATAGCAAAAGATCTCAATGCACTTTCAAAACATCCTTTTGGCGATCACCAATGCTGCTCAAGTCGATGGTGTAAATTTCTCACCAATCCAAAGTCTGTTTTCAAATCATTTCCTCAAGGAAAACCTCTGTCAGGTTCAGGTCTACAAAAGTCTCTGGAAAGTGTTTTTGAAGGATATGCTAAGAACAGCCTTAAATTGTCAACTGTCGGTAGTACTCAAGCTAATGAGAGTTTCAACAGAATGGTTTCTGCTAAAGCACCAAAGCATGTTCTTTACAGTTCTTCTGGAAATTTGAATTACAGAGTTGCAGCAAGTGTTGCCCAGAAGAACACAGGTCACAGATACCTAGTTAATGTAAGTTTTACTacattggattcattattatttgtgggatactaattttcgtgggtttcaagGGAACATGTGAACCATTTAAATTGTTCATGAATAATATATTTGTAATAGGCTAtgtatacagagattggaaaaactatgaaatcaaatatccacaaatttGAAAGTTTTCAGCAAACCACATAaattgatatccacgaaaataaatgaatccacagtatacttaTTAGAGCCCCTACTTGAAAAGGGGGCAGTATATAGTGTTTGTGGTGTCCTTGTGGCCACCCATTTGTCTGAAGACATAGCAGATTTGCATATTTCCCAACCTTTTTTTATTACAACAACTTTTTAAGAGTTATGTGACTTTGACTGTGGCTCATCAAATTCAAATAAACATCCAAGGCAAATATCTTTGTATGTAGAAGCAGCATAAATTGTAAAGATTAGAACTTATCTGAAAACTTCACATAATGTTGACATAACACCTCTGTCTTGTTTTTGTAGGTCAGCATTCAAAAGAATAATTGCTCTTGTAGTGTAGATCTGTTTACTTAGcacttattattttgttttttgtaagaaaaaatagttaatataaatatgaagtcttatttgttatttttcatttttcaggtTAATAAGAAGTTGGGGCTTTCACCAGGTTACCATACTCAGCGCCTTGCCAGATTAAGAGATTATCAGCGATCAAAGCAGAGGGCATTGGCAACTACAAGAGCATTTAAAAGAAAACGACTGGAAAAGAAAGCTAAGATGTAATTAatgcatattttatttcaaaatataacccatttatttacctgtgtataagaaaaattataatgtccattgaaaaaacatatttttcattgtgGGATAACCTTACAAAACCACATCTATTGAATAACCTTATTTTTCAAAGTGGAATAACCCTTGAAAAGTACAACTTCTAGCAATTAACCTCCAAAAGCATCATGTAACTCATAGATTAATACTGAAACACCATATATATTTGCTGTTTGGTTTCTATTAAATCAGTAAAAAACTTTTATTGAAATTagatttcatattttcataacttAAATGGTAGTTTTCAAGacaaataatattgaatatttaaagcataaagacccaaatggtaaaaaaaaaaagattgggtAACTATTTTTCttgataattgaaataaatctTATTTCATTTAGGCACCAAAAGCTTGCATCTGCAGAAGTCAGAGAAGGTGTCTCCTATCAAACAGGATGTTCTCTTGATGCAGCAATATCGGATGATATTCAGTCTATTCCTGCACCAGTTATTACTCCAGAGTATCTTCCTTTGGAACCAAAGACCTTGAATGACAGTTGCATGACATACTTTGATGTTGAAACAACAGGACTTGGTAAGGATTACTCATTATGAAGAAAGGCTTTAAGTATCTAAGAATTGAATAcctctttttgtaaatttactggGGTGTAAAAGAATTGTCTgaagtttaaaaaagaagatgtggtatgattgccaatgagacaactatccacaaaagaccaaaatgacacaaacattaacaactataggtcaccatacggccttcaacaatgagaaagcccataccgcacagtcagctataaaaggccccgataagacaatgtaaacaattcaaacgagaaaactaacggcctcatttatgtaaaaaaatgaacgaaaaacaaatatgtaacacataaacaaacgacaaccaaagatttgcttcattctaaaaatgtgttcACAGTAAACGcctttacaaccctataaaatataattaaaaaaaaagcattcattaAGAATAACATATACTATTTTGTAAGGATCATGGAAAGAagatttttttccagttttttctttttttcacctttgcactttattgtgaaAGCCAGTGTCATCAAGAATTGAAATTAAGGTTACTTTTAAAATGATGCAAGATTattgttaaccaatcaaaataatgggttacaatgaaacatacatgtaatgttatTATATAGATATGAGTAGATGTGGTTTGAATGCCAATGTGACACCACTCCATCTAAGTCTGCAACATGGAGCATTTGCTCGTACTggacaacaagctataaaggacccaaaaatgACTAGGGTAAAACCAATGTAATATATATTTGAGATCTATAAAAGCATTGTTTTtgtaattataccccacgcaacgagttgcggagggtataatgtctttaacccgtccgtccgtcagtcctgtttcttgtcattgcaactcctctcaaaccacacaacagaatttcacaaaaccttttcagatgataaggacatactatgtaattgtgcatatcgacggaaaattgcgattcaattttttttctaggagttacgtccctttgaacttatttactttaatgtactactgcaactgtttgtcatcgcaactcgctctcaaaccacacaacagaatttcacgaaaccttttcagataataaggaaatactatgtagttgtgcatatcgacgggaaactgtgattcaattttttttctaggagttacgcacctttgaacttatttactttaatgtactactgcaacagtttgtcatcacaactcctctgaaatcacacaacagaatttcattaaattttgtagataataaggacatatacTATgcatgtagatgtgcatattgacaggaaattatgattcattttttctaggagttatgcccctttgaacttatttgcttcaatgtacttctgcaacagtttgtcatctcaactcctctgaaatcacacaacagaatttcattaaattttgtagataataaggacatatacTATgcatgtagatgtgcatattgacaggaaattattattcaatattttttctcatacatttttttttccttacacttatttaatttctccaatgacaatgtggggacgtggtgtatgtgagcgtgctcactaaggttctttaattttttttgcatcagctaaatttgataacaattgtttgaattataGAAATTTAAAGGATCCTTCTAATACAGTTAATGTCATCCCAACTTTTCAAAACAGAAGTTCTTGTAAAAAATGTGGAAGGAGCCGGAAAGAACAGAGCTGGGCAACTGATCAACATAGATAACTGTGACATACATTTTTCACTTCATCACATTTTTGCTTTATTCAATGTTCAAGTTCATATATCAGCATTTAGACTATATTTGGTAGGATCAAGCAACCTTGCATAAAGATGCATCAGGGATAGATGGTCAGCTTCCAATCTAACTTGGGTTGCTGTTACTGACATTTGATGCTTCTGAACTTATGACAATATTTTGAACAAGGTGGTAACTAATACTAAATGTAATTTGTCTAACAGGTAACTTTGAACCTCTagattatattgtttttatttcaggcAGAGATTCTCACATAATACAGTTGTCTGCTGTCAACAGTCAAAACACAACATTCAACAGATACATAAAACCAGCTAGACCTATATTACCACAAGCCTCAGAAGTGACTGGTTTGAAGTTTCAAAATGGAAAAATGTACCAAGAGGATAGAGAAGTTCAGAGTATTGGAATTTCTAATGCCTTAAAAGCTTTTATTCTCTTTCTGAAAGAAATTCATAACACTGTACTTGTTGGGCATAACTCCAAAATTTTTGATGTTCCAATATTAATTAATGCACTTGAAAAAAATGGTCTACTTAATAACTTTATGTCATCAGTGAAAGGATTTATTGACACACTTCCTCTTTTCAAAGAGTGTATACCAAATCAACCATCATATTCACAGCCAAAAATTTATAACGCTTTATTTGGTGAACTGTATAGTGCTCATGATTCAATGGAAGATGTTGTGGCTCTACGTCGCTTATTTGAGAAAATATCACCTAGTCTTGTATTGAAATCCAAATTCTCTGGCACTAATGAATCTGTAATGCAGTTGTATCAACACAGAAACTGTACAAAAGGTTTGCTTACAACACTGAGACCTCTAACAAATAGCAAAACTATAACAAACTGTATGGCTACGAAAATTGCTAGCAGTGGATTAGGTCTAAGCCATCTTAAACTGGCACATAAAAGAGACAGACAACAAGGAATAGAGAATCTATTTACAGAATTATGTGGACATCCATCAAAAGCTCGTGTTACAAAGTCAAAAAAAATTATTCAGGCAACATCAACCTATCGGAATGACTTGGAGGAATGAATTATAATACACATGTAGATAtagttttattgacaaaatagaCTACTAAGCTTGATTTTATTtgtagttgattttttttttactatatatcaaaatgtagatgaaaaaaagaaattgtaattTGAGTAAGGGCTGTGTCGTAAAATAATGACCACTTAAAGGCAGAAAAATATATCCTATCATATAGG
This genomic interval carries:
- the LOC143057579 gene encoding uncharacterized protein LOC143057579 isoform X1 — translated: MTRIHKHGFKSKRYLKVSDSQHARWTKTSTYSNDHNYFSIPNISNATREEEVSFEGKQTRSSEDWREGRRIVELDVLATGLRACLKCGLPLQLGHTIDIQTYGLGCLLKVQCFNTICMHVNSVPTGKRHDRVWDVNSKLATGTWTSLVHSGLGERQANSFLSELNIPAFSYKLVSARLKEVGNVVEEVAKESTNEALEKELAAVEQKKGTLVVAVDAGWQKRGSGRAYDSKSGITRHHQL
- the LOC143057579 gene encoding uncharacterized protein LOC143057579 isoform X2; the encoded protein is MTRIHKHGFKSKRYLKVSDSQHARWTKTSTYSNDHNYFSIPNISNATREEEVSFEGKQTRSSEDWREGRRIVELDVLATGLRACLKCGLPLQLGHTIDIQTYGLGCLLKVQCFNTICMHVNSVPTGKRHDRVWDVNSKLATALVHSGLGERQANSFLSELNIPAFSYKLVSARLKEVGNVVEEVAKESTNEALEKELAAVEQKKGTLVVAVDAGWQKRGSGRAYDSKSGITRHHQL
- the LOC143057342 gene encoding uncharacterized protein LOC143057342 yields the protein MSKCQVPSDLDLSHCSMIGPETGKIINYSVRSKECRVCSRAESRNESPREHACYRNWEGRSKGMEADMVIEMVKDVQSKGCTVAALVGDEDSTTIGRVRANISNSIEKISDRNHLKKILGNSLYSLKKNHPVLTVKIIKYLQSCFNYIIAQGEGNPEQIAKDLNALSKHPFGDHQCCSSRWCKFLTNPKSVFKSFPQGKPLSGSGLQKSLESVFEGYAKNSLKLSTVGSTQANESFNRMVSAKAPKHVLYSSSGNLNYRVAASVAQKNTGHRYLVNVNKKLGLSPGYHTQRLARLRDYQRSKQRALATTRAFKRKRLEKKAKMHQKLASAEVREGVSYQTGCSLDAAISDDIQSIPAPVITPEYLPLEPKTLNDSCMTYFDVETTGLGRDSHIIQLSAVNSQNTTFNRYIKPARPILPQASEVTGLKFQNGKMYQEDREVQSIGISNALKAFILFLKEIHNTVLVGHNSKIFDVPILINALEKNGLLNNFMSSVKGFIDTLPLFKECIPNQPSYSQPKIYNALFGELYSAHDSMEDVVALRRLFEKISPSLVLKSKFSGTNESVMQLYQHRNCTKGLLTTLRPLTNSKTITNCMATKIASSGLGLSHLKLAHKRDRQQGIENLFTELCGHPSKARVTKSKKIIQATSTYRNDLEE